A single window of Rana temporaria chromosome 1, aRanTem1.1, whole genome shotgun sequence DNA harbors:
- the LOC120924995 gene encoding uncharacterized protein LOC120924995: protein MATNWGRSKLAFSNWKYRDYFSLIEIKGKNVYVTCTLCSGKKTLSTSASSNSNLLKHLTSTHANVTLVAADNPTPNAASGVAGPTLLKQATLDFSGQHQVTKPELNTLIARYVVENMLPLSTVVSESFRAILAKILLRGGERGVAPCRNTFAKFLDSEYEKMIIELKKSFEELQYIATTADIWTCHNKSYLGVTALWMNQNNLEREKAALAYRWFKGHHSHDAIAVELDNVHSTYGITHKITATVTDNGSNFVIAFKRYQPLEESDSEEDEDEVIFTDINDALHATGDDIDGDVITLPPHKRCASHTLNLISCTDVDKWLLSKSATKAVYRSATAKCTALWNKTSRSALATETVDELVSKKLLVPCTTRWNSFYDALARICEISMVDLNTISSKLGLPAITEREQQFLKEYCIAMKLLTVALDILQGEENCFHGTLLPTIETLMLNEDRSPSKWPANTKGPS from the coding sequence ATGGCGACAAACTGGGGAAGATCAAAGTTAGCATTCTCAAACTGGAAGTACCGTGACTACTTCTCCTTGATTGAAATTAAAGGCAAGAATGTTTATGTAACATGCACGCTATGCTCAGGAAAAAAGACTTTATCCACATCTGCCTCAAGCAACTCCAATCTTTTGAAGCACCTCACATCAACACATGCTAACGTGACACTTGTTGCTGCTGATAACCCAACCCCGAATGCAGCTAGCGGAGTAGCCGGACCCACTCTCCTAAAACAAGCAACGCTCGATTTTTCTGGTCAGCATCAGGTGACCAAGCCCGAGCTGAATACATTGATTGCAAGGTATGTTGTTGAAAACATGCTCCCCCTGTCCACTGTGGTGTCTGAGTCATTCAGAGCTATCCTTGCTAAAATACTACTACGAGGGGGAGAAAGGGGGGTTGCCCCATGCCGAAACACTTTTGCTAAATTCTTGGACAGTGAATACGAAAAAATGATTATTGAGCTCAAAAAATCATTTGAGGAATTACAGTACATTGCAACTACAGCAGACATCTGGACTTGCCACAATAAAAGTTACCTGGGTGTGACAGCACTTTGGATGAATCAAAATAATCTGGAAAGAGAGAAAGCAGCTCTTGCCTACAGATGGTTTAAGGGGCATCATAGTCATGATGCCATAGCAGTTGAGCTTGACAATGTACACTCAACATATGGGATAACACACAAAATAACAGCAACAGTGACTGATAATGGCTCAAATTTTGTTATAGCATTTAAGAGGTACCAGCCACTTGAGGAAAGTGATTCTGAAGAAGACGAAGATGAGGTGATCTTTACAGACATTAATGATGCTCTACATGCAACAGGTGATGATATTGATGGTGATGTGATCACTTTGCCCCCCCACAAGAGATGTGCATCACACACACTGAACCTGATTTCATGCACAGATGTTGACAAGTGGCTGCTGtcaaaatctgcaacaaaggCTGTTTATAGAAGTGCTACTGCCAAATGTACTGCCCTATGGAACAAGACTAGTCGTTCAGCTTTGGCTACTGAAACAGTTGATGAGTTGGTGTCAAAAAAGCTGCTTGTACCTTGTACAACACGATGGAATTCCTTCTATGATGCCCTGGCTCGTATCTGTGAAATATCCATGGTAGACCTTAACACCATTTCCTCCAAACTAGGACTGCCAGCAATAACGGAAAGGGaacaacagtttttaaaggaGTACTGTATTGCGATGAAGCTCCTTACAGTTGCCTTGGATATACTTCAGGGAGAAGAGAATTGTTTTCATGGTACACTCCTACCAACAATTGAGACATTAATGTTGAATGAAGACAGAAGCCCTTCAAAGTGGCCTGCAAATACTAAGGGACCTTCCTGA